In Gracilimonas sp., a single window of DNA contains:
- a CDS encoding NADH-quinone oxidoreductase subunit N translates to MDYLGDIQAFLPGVITAVAGLVVIIVEAFKKESPLNFWITTVALVAALFVSLQSLGTTIDTAFSGMLVYGGPVAFGNMVILTGAVFCVFISEDYLRGIGHYYGETYALMLFATSGMLALAGSNDLITLFVGLETMSICLYVMAGLIKDEKSGAESALKYFLLGAFSTGFLLYGMALLYGATGTTSIPEIGAAASTNPLFLAGTALLLVGFLFKISAVPFHMWTPDVYQGTPTTLTAYMATASKAGTFIAFILVLSRALPIIEGLNWQLVLSVIAIITMVFGNIIALVQDNVKRMLAYSSIAHAGYALVGLAAGTFEGYSAVLFYLFAYTLMNVGAFGVIAYYERNKGLDFNQVQNLAGLGYKEPLMGISLSVFLFSLAGIPPLVGFVGKYYVFAAAINAEMIGLAIVGVLASAASVYYYLRVMVYLYFREEHQPIQLFSPTLLYRGTIAILAILTLYYGVEPLLPGEGLMDILNTFGGYTTPAM, encoded by the coding sequence ATGGATTATTTAGGCGATATACAAGCTTTTTTACCCGGAGTCATCACAGCCGTAGCCGGTTTGGTAGTAATTATTGTGGAAGCTTTTAAAAAAGAAAGCCCCCTCAATTTTTGGATTACAACCGTAGCATTAGTAGCTGCTCTTTTTGTGAGCCTTCAGTCTCTTGGAACCACAATTGATACTGCTTTTTCCGGCATGTTAGTTTATGGCGGTCCGGTAGCTTTCGGGAATATGGTAATTTTAACCGGTGCCGTGTTCTGTGTTTTTATCTCTGAAGATTACTTGCGGGGAATAGGCCATTATTATGGAGAGACCTACGCACTGATGCTGTTTGCGACCTCCGGTATGTTGGCTTTAGCCGGCTCAAATGACTTGATTACTTTGTTTGTAGGTTTGGAAACCATGTCTATTTGTTTATATGTAATGGCCGGGTTGATCAAGGATGAAAAATCGGGTGCCGAATCAGCATTAAAGTATTTTTTACTGGGCGCATTTTCGACCGGATTTCTATTGTACGGAATGGCACTGCTTTACGGAGCAACAGGAACAACCAGTATTCCTGAAATTGGAGCCGCAGCAAGTACCAATCCATTATTCTTAGCCGGTACGGCCTTGTTACTGGTGGGATTTTTATTCAAGATATCTGCTGTTCCTTTTCATATGTGGACCCCGGATGTATATCAGGGAACTCCGACTACGCTTACCGCATATATGGCAACAGCGTCAAAGGCAGGTACATTTATAGCATTTATCCTGGTGCTATCCAGAGCTTTACCCATTATTGAAGGACTCAACTGGCAGTTGGTATTAAGTGTCATTGCAATTATAACTATGGTGTTTGGAAACATCATAGCATTGGTTCAGGATAATGTGAAACGTATGCTGGCATATTCGAGTATTGCTCATGCCGGTTATGCTTTAGTAGGTCTGGCAGCGGGCACTTTTGAAGGGTACAGTGCTGTATTGTTTTATTTATTTGCATATACCTTGATGAATGTAGGTGCTTTTGGGGTGATAGCTTACTATGAAAGGAACAAAGGTTTAGATTTCAATCAGGTTCAAAACCTGGCGGGATTAGGATATAAAGAACCACTGATGGGAATTTCATTATCTGTATTTTTATTCTCCCTGGCAGGCATCCCCCCGTTAGTTGGTTTCGTAGGTAAATATTATGTATTTGCTGCAGCCATTAATGCTGAGATGATTGGACTTGCTATAGTTGGTGTGCTTGCTAGTGCAGCAAGTGTTTACTACTACTTGCGGGTTATGGTATATCTATATTTCCGGGAGGAGCATCAGCCCATTCAGCTTTTTTCACCGACTCTACTTTACCGTGGAACTATAGCCATTCTTGCTATTCTGACTCTTTATTATGGTGTAGAACCATTGCTTCCGGGTGAAGGGCTAATGGATATTCTGAATACATTTGGCGGATATACAACTCCAGCAATGTAA